In Nitratireductor basaltis, the following are encoded in one genomic region:
- a CDS encoding alpha/beta fold hydrolase produces MADILHETPDNPLPDGITASHMTARDGTRLRYAVLTAPGSRGTTVLLTGRNESIEKYFETMRDLAARGFTVAIFDWRGQGGSERLLRDPRRGHVERFTAYAQDLDQFFEEVVLPDCRPPYNLLAHSMGALIALSAADKLVNRVRRMVLLAPPLTFSAPLPMKWLKRLAGFYFALGLGSRYLPGTKRRGVLPPFKGNRLTTDLERFTRNQNIVRAHPELGLGGPTASWIYAACLASEQVREPDFMATVRIPTLFIAAGADQVVSTPAIERYARHLRSGSSLTVDGARHEMLQEKDLYREQVLAAFSAFSKTGEIA; encoded by the coding sequence ATGGCTGATATCCTCCACGAAACGCCGGACAACCCGCTGCCCGACGGCATAACGGCTTCCCATATGACCGCGCGAGACGGAACACGCCTGCGCTATGCCGTCCTGACGGCGCCCGGCTCCCGGGGCACGACCGTTCTCCTGACGGGTCGCAACGAAAGCATCGAGAAATATTTCGAGACCATGCGTGACCTCGCCGCGCGCGGTTTTACCGTCGCCATTTTCGACTGGCGCGGACAGGGCGGATCGGAACGACTGCTCCGAGACCCGCGACGCGGACATGTTGAGCGGTTCACGGCCTATGCGCAGGACCTCGACCAATTCTTCGAGGAGGTCGTGCTCCCCGACTGCCGTCCCCCCTATAACTTGCTTGCACATTCCATGGGTGCATTGATCGCACTGAGCGCGGCAGACAAGCTGGTGAACCGCGTTCGACGCATGGTGCTGCTTGCCCCGCCGCTGACATTCTCCGCACCGCTGCCTATGAAGTGGCTGAAAAGGCTGGCCGGCTTCTACTTCGCGCTCGGGCTTGGCAGTCGCTATCTTCCGGGCACGAAACGCCGTGGCGTGCTGCCGCCATTCAAGGGCAACCGGCTGACCACCGATCTGGAGCGCTTCACCCGCAACCAGAACATCGTGCGCGCGCACCCCGAGCTCGGCCTCGGCGGGCCGACTGCCTCCTGGATCTATGCCGCATGCCTTGCGTCCGAACAGGTGCGTGAGCCCGACTTCATGGCCACGGTCCGCATACCCACGCTTTTCATTGCCGCGGGTGCAGATCAGGTGGTCTCCACACCAGCCATCGAGCGCTATGCCAGGCATTTGCGTTCCGGGTCTTCGCTGACCGTTGATGGCGCGCGCCATGAAATGCTGCAGGAGAAGGACCTTTACCGCGAGCAGGTGCTAGCGGCATTCTCGGCTTTCTCGAAAACGGGTGAAATCGCCTGA
- a CDS encoding putative DNA-binding domain-containing protein, giving the protein MVTSSETQSYDRDLAKALSTRGASKPERIVGPRGKAAEKRFDVYRNNVSYSIASALLEIYPATARVIAEDNFRRLAAMYVERHPPRSPLLFEYGREMSTFLEGFEPLSHLPYLADLARLERAWLDAYHAADAAPLDGETLASCKPEDLPGLRLTPHPAMRIVASPYAILDIFNANRGSDMTRRRINAANAQTVLVTRPQLTVELAAISSGQAVFLESLSAGKNFAEAIQSAQASEPGFDLASAIALMIERGAMLSPAQ; this is encoded by the coding sequence ATGGTCACCTCGTCTGAAACACAAAGCTATGACCGGGACCTGGCGAAGGCTCTGAGCACGCGCGGCGCATCGAAGCCCGAGCGGATCGTCGGACCACGCGGCAAGGCGGCAGAAAAACGCTTCGACGTTTATCGCAACAACGTCTCCTACAGCATCGCGTCGGCTCTGCTCGAAATTTATCCAGCAACCGCACGCGTGATCGCCGAAGACAATTTTCGTCGTCTCGCCGCCATGTATGTGGAGCGCCATCCGCCGCGTTCACCCCTGCTTTTCGAATATGGCCGCGAGATGAGCACTTTCCTTGAAGGCTTCGAGCCGCTGTCCCACCTGCCCTATCTGGCCGATCTCGCACGGCTCGAACGGGCATGGCTCGATGCCTATCACGCAGCCGACGCCGCTCCGCTTGATGGTGAAACGCTTGCGTCGTGCAAGCCGGAAGATCTGCCAGGCCTCAGGCTCACCCCCCACCCCGCCATGCGCATCGTCGCTTCGCCCTATGCCATCCTCGACATCTTCAACGCCAATCGCGGGTCGGACATGACGCGTCGCCGCATCAATGCAGCCAATGCGCAGACCGTGCTCGTAACGCGTCCGCAGCTCACGGTAGAACTGGCAGCGATCTCTTCCGGCCAGGCCGTCTTCCTCGAGAGCCTGAGCGCAGGCAAGAACTTTGCCGAGGCAATTCAGTCAGCACAGGCATCCGAACCTGGTTTCGATCTGGCGTCAGCCATCGCGCTCATGATCGAGCGTGGCGCCATGCTGTCGCCAGCGCAGTGA
- a CDS encoding N-formylglutamate amidohydrolase, with product MGAVEDFGNVPAFKVVEPAQKAPFVFNSPHSGCHYPERFLSMSRLDAIAIRRSEDCYVDELFAPAPSLGAPLLSANFPRAYLDVNREPWELDPRMFREPLPPYANIRSPRVAGGLGTIPRLVGEGMEIYKTRIGLDEALSRIDGIYRPYHACLADILARTRAQFGYAILVDCHSMPANIRTGELGLRPDFIIGDRFGASASPALVERAIRILASKGYTVAHNKPYAGGFITEHYGRPVEQLHAMQIEINRGLYMNEKDLTRTDGFDRLAEDLRSFMVELMDIPVQHFVVPPLAAE from the coding sequence ATGGGCGCAGTAGAAGATTTCGGCAATGTTCCGGCCTTCAAGGTCGTGGAACCTGCACAAAAAGCGCCTTTCGTCTTCAATTCACCCCATAGCGGCTGCCACTATCCGGAACGGTTTCTTTCCATGAGCCGGCTGGATGCTATCGCGATCAGGCGCTCCGAAGATTGTTATGTGGACGAGTTGTTTGCGCCGGCGCCTTCGCTCGGTGCGCCTCTGCTCAGTGCGAATTTTCCCCGTGCTTATCTGGACGTGAATCGGGAGCCGTGGGAACTGGATCCGCGCATGTTTCGGGAACCGCTTCCACCATACGCCAATATTCGTTCACCGCGGGTAGCAGGCGGTCTTGGTACAATTCCACGCCTGGTTGGCGAGGGGATGGAGATCTACAAGACCCGCATCGGGCTCGATGAAGCCCTGTCGCGTATCGATGGCATCTATCGGCCTTACCATGCGTGTCTGGCAGATATTCTTGCGCGAACTCGGGCGCAGTTCGGCTATGCGATCCTGGTCGATTGTCACTCGATGCCGGCCAATATTCGCACCGGTGAACTGGGGCTGCGGCCTGATTTCATCATAGGTGATCGCTTCGGGGCTTCTGCCAGTCCGGCATTGGTCGAGCGCGCGATCCGGATTCTTGCCTCCAAGGGCTATACGGTCGCGCATAACAAGCCATATGCAGGCGGCTTCATCACCGAGCACTATGGCAGGCCGGTCGAACAGCTTCACGCAATGCAGATCGAGATCAACCGTGGCCTCTACATGAATGAGAAGGATCTGACCCGCACGGACGGCTTCGACCGTCTGGCCGAAGACCTGCGATCCTTCATGGTGGAGCTGATGGATATTCCCGTACAGCACTTCGTGGTGCCTCCGCTGGCTGCGGAGTAG
- the cpdR gene encoding cell cycle two-component system response regulator CpdR: MARILLAEDDEDMRRFLVKALERAGHDVVDFDNGAGAYSRLREEPFSLLLTDIVMPEMDGIELARRATEIDPDLKVMFITGFAAVALNPDSEAPRDAKVLSKPFHLRDLVNEVEKLLQAA, encoded by the coding sequence ATGGCACGAATTCTGCTTGCGGAAGATGATGAAGACATGCGCCGCTTCCTGGTCAAGGCGCTGGAACGCGCTGGCCATGATGTGGTGGATTTTGACAATGGCGCTGGCGCTTATTCCCGCCTGCGTGAGGAGCCGTTCTCGCTGCTGCTCACCGACATCGTCATGCCCGAAATGGACGGAATTGAGCTTGCCCGCCGTGCAACCGAGATCGATCCTGACCTGAAAGTCATGTTCATCACCGGATTCGCAGCGGTCGCGCTGAACCCCGATTCCGAGGCGCCGCGTGACGCGAAGGTCCTGTCCAAACCCTTCCATCTGCGCGATCTCGTCAACGAGGTGGAAAAGCTGCTTCAGGCAGCCTGA
- the hisN gene encoding histidinol-phosphatase, translating into MIVEREFLRRIAKAAAAETLPRFRAHGDVSNKLSGGFDPVTEADRMAERAIRALIEEQFPDDAILGEEFGIKEGTSGREWVIDPIDGTRAFISGIPLWGTLVGLKVDGRAVAGMMAQPFTGELYVSDGSAGFYEGPGGERRLATRKTSALAQATVCTTTPSLFLDGKRALYDAVEAASQLARYGTDCYAYAMLASGNVDLVIESGLQAYDIVALIPVVEAAGGVITDWQGGRAEQGGDVIAAATPELHAEALALLRS; encoded by the coding sequence TTGATCGTCGAACGGGAATTCTTGCGCCGAATCGCGAAGGCTGCAGCAGCCGAGACGCTGCCGCGCTTCCGTGCTCATGGTGATGTGTCGAACAAGCTTTCGGGCGGGTTTGACCCCGTGACGGAGGCCGACCGGATGGCGGAGCGCGCGATCCGCGCATTGATCGAGGAGCAGTTTCCCGATGACGCCATTCTTGGCGAGGAGTTCGGCATCAAGGAGGGCACGAGCGGGCGTGAATGGGTGATCGACCCGATTGATGGCACGCGCGCTTTCATTTCGGGCATTCCGCTTTGGGGCACGCTTGTGGGGCTGAAGGTCGATGGCCGGGCAGTTGCCGGGATGATGGCGCAGCCATTTACCGGCGAGCTTTATGTTTCAGACGGCAGCGCCGGCTTCTACGAGGGACCGGGCGGAGAGCGCAGGCTTGCAACGCGCAAGACCAGCGCGCTTGCGCAGGCGACGGTCTGCACCACGACGCCCAGTCTTTTCCTGGACGGCAAGCGGGCATTGTATGACGCGGTGGAAGCCGCATCGCAGCTCGCACGTTACGGAACCGATTGCTATGCCTATGCCATGCTGGCGAGCGGCAATGTCGATCTGGTGATCGAGTCCGGTTTGCAAGCCTATGACATCGTCGCGCTGATCCCGGTGGTCGAGGCGGCGGGAGGCGTCATCACGGATTGGCAGGGTGGGCGTGCCGAGCAAGGAGGCGACGTGATCGCTGCCGCCACACCGGAGCTTCATGCAGAGGCGCTGGCGCTGCTGCGCAGCTGA
- a CDS encoding efflux RND transporter permease subunit, whose protein sequence is MSTENNSSGTVGLTALFVRRPVFAFVVNTLIAVAGLAALYGVEVRELPDVDRPVISITTTFDGAAAETIDREITDFVEGAVARISGVTAISSQSSFGRSRVTVEFSEEVNLDTAASDARDAVGRIENQLPDEADSPTVVKADDDAEAVLRLALTSETMSVEDMTVLVEEEVADRLAAVPGVADVQVFGDRDKIFRIDIDQTRLASLGLSVADVSSALNTIAFDAPAGSITNSTQDLIVRATSSIETAEDFEAVELSRNVRLGDVATVTLGPDDGGTILRANGKSGIGLGIVRQAQSNTLEISNGVREAVEAIRPNLPEGTTLEITSDDATFIEGAIHEVQIALGISVTVVLLVIFMFLRDIRATIIPGVAIPVALIGTVAAIYLAGFSINILTLLALVLATGLVVDDAIVVLENIVRRRNEGMGPRAAAVLGTQEVFFAVIATTATLVAVFVPLSFLPGQAGGLFREFGFVLAISVFLSSIVALSLCPMLASRLLAAGVRQDESTKRKNGLGDRIGALFSSLYAATLRFCLNAPSVIIIASVLFAAAAFSLYGSIKSELTPNEDRAMAFMRVSAPQGVSADYLAGQLRRIEALVAPLIESGDVRSTFSVSGRGGSNSGFLILGLAPWDERERSQQEILDEINALAAQVPGVRAFAFQPNSLGIRGSGSGLQFAVAGSSYDRLSTAANAILAEMEQDDRFDRPRLSRDATQPQLKVVIDRERAADLGIDYSGMSQAIQALLDGRSVGSVFLDDKSIDVKMLSTLNPINDPTDLENIFIKTGDGRFVPLSTITTLTEQAVPPSLGRENQLRVINITSGLADGFALGDALAEVQQIAEDHLPPGARIVPLAEAASLGETTNSMFTIFGFAIVIILLVLAAQFESFVSALIIMATVPLGLACAIFALLLTGQSLNVYSQIGLVLLVGIMAKNGILIVEFANQLRDQGLSVREAVERASIIRLRPVAMTMICTVVGGIPLILATGAGAEARVALGWVIVGGLGLSAVSTLYLTPVAYLLLGRFITPKVEEEARLNRELDQATSLSN, encoded by the coding sequence ATGAGCACCGAAAACAACTCCAGCGGCACCGTCGGACTGACCGCACTCTTCGTCCGTCGTCCGGTCTTTGCATTTGTCGTGAACACGTTGATCGCTGTTGCCGGCCTTGCAGCCCTTTACGGCGTGGAAGTGCGCGAGCTTCCCGATGTCGACAGACCCGTCATCTCGATAACGACCACCTTTGACGGTGCAGCCGCAGAAACGATCGACCGCGAAATCACCGATTTCGTTGAAGGCGCCGTTGCGCGCATTTCCGGCGTGACGGCGATTTCTTCCCAGTCTTCTTTCGGCCGCAGCCGCGTTACGGTCGAGTTCTCGGAAGAGGTAAATCTCGACACTGCCGCCTCCGATGCGCGCGATGCGGTAGGCCGCATCGAGAACCAGCTTCCGGATGAAGCGGATTCCCCGACGGTAGTGAAGGCGGATGACGACGCCGAGGCAGTGCTGCGCCTTGCTCTCACATCGGAGACCATGTCGGTGGAAGACATGACGGTGCTGGTGGAAGAGGAAGTCGCCGACCGGCTTGCCGCTGTCCCAGGGGTGGCTGACGTGCAGGTCTTTGGCGACCGCGACAAGATCTTCCGCATCGACATTGATCAGACACGTCTCGCCAGCCTCGGCCTCTCGGTTGCTGATGTCTCAAGCGCTCTCAACACAATTGCCTTTGACGCGCCAGCGGGCTCGATCACCAACAGCACCCAGGACCTGATCGTCCGCGCAACCTCGTCCATTGAGACCGCTGAAGATTTCGAAGCAGTCGAACTGTCACGCAATGTGCGCCTCGGCGATGTCGCAACCGTGACGCTCGGCCCCGACGACGGCGGCACCATCCTGCGCGCGAATGGCAAGAGCGGCATCGGCCTTGGCATTGTTCGCCAGGCTCAATCGAACACGCTGGAAATCTCCAACGGTGTGCGTGAAGCGGTTGAGGCGATCCGTCCGAACCTGCCGGAAGGCACGACGCTGGAAATCACCAGTGACGATGCGACCTTCATCGAAGGCGCAATTCACGAGGTTCAGATCGCACTCGGCATCTCCGTGACGGTCGTGCTTCTCGTGATCTTCATGTTCCTGCGCGACATCCGCGCCACCATCATTCCCGGCGTCGCCATCCCCGTGGCACTGATCGGCACGGTGGCGGCGATCTATCTCGCCGGCTTTTCCATCAATATCCTGACGCTGCTGGCCCTCGTCCTGGCGACAGGTCTCGTCGTGGACGACGCGATCGTGGTGCTGGAGAACATCGTGCGCCGCCGCAATGAAGGCATGGGTCCGCGCGCTGCAGCCGTCCTTGGCACGCAGGAAGTCTTCTTCGCTGTCATTGCGACGACGGCAACACTGGTGGCGGTTTTCGTTCCGCTCTCATTCCTGCCAGGCCAGGCTGGCGGCCTGTTCCGCGAATTCGGCTTCGTGCTCGCAATCTCGGTTTTCCTGTCTTCCATCGTCGCACTGTCCCTGTGCCCGATGCTGGCTTCACGATTGCTTGCTGCAGGTGTACGGCAGGATGAGAGCACGAAGCGGAAGAACGGCCTCGGCGATCGCATAGGCGCTCTGTTCTCGAGCCTCTATGCCGCAACCCTGCGCTTCTGTTTGAACGCCCCCTCGGTCATCATCATCGCTTCGGTGCTGTTCGCAGCAGCCGCGTTCAGCCTCTACGGCTCCATCAAGAGCGAACTGACCCCCAACGAAGACCGCGCGATGGCCTTCATGCGGGTCTCCGCCCCACAGGGCGTGAGCGCGGATTATCTGGCGGGGCAGCTTCGCCGTATCGAAGCACTCGTCGCACCTCTGATTGAAAGCGGCGATGTACGCAGCACGTTCTCCGTTTCGGGTCGCGGCGGCTCCAATAGCGGCTTCCTCATCCTCGGTCTTGCACCATGGGACGAGCGTGAACGCAGCCAGCAGGAGATCCTCGACGAGATCAACGCCCTGGCAGCGCAAGTCCCAGGCGTGCGCGCATTCGCCTTCCAGCCAAACAGCCTCGGCATTCGCGGGTCAGGCAGTGGTCTGCAATTCGCGGTTGCCGGCAGCAGCTATGATCGGCTGTCAACGGCAGCAAATGCGATCCTCGCCGAGATGGAGCAGGATGACCGCTTCGACCGCCCCCGCCTCTCCCGTGATGCCACCCAGCCGCAGTTGAAAGTGGTGATCGACCGCGAACGCGCCGCCGACCTCGGTATCGACTATTCGGGCATGAGCCAGGCGATCCAAGCCCTTCTGGATGGCCGCTCGGTCGGCTCGGTGTTCCTCGACGACAAGAGCATCGACGTGAAGATGCTTTCGACGCTGAACCCAATCAACGATCCGACGGATCTGGAAAACATCTTCATCAAGACGGGCGACGGCCGCTTCGTGCCGCTCTCGACCATCACGACGCTTACCGAACAGGCCGTGCCGCCCTCCCTTGGTCGCGAAAACCAGTTGCGCGTCATCAACATCACGTCCGGCCTGGCTGACGGTTTTGCCCTGGGCGACGCACTCGCGGAAGTGCAGCAGATCGCAGAGGATCATCTGCCCCCGGGCGCGCGCATCGTGCCCCTGGCAGAAGCTGCCTCCCTTGGCGAAACCACCAACAGCATGTTCACGATCTTCGGCTTTGCCATCGTGATCATCCTTTTGGTCCTCGCGGCCCAGTTCGAAAGCTTCGTCAGCGCGCTGATCATCATGGCAACCGTGCCGCTCGGCCTTGCCTGCGCCATCTTCGCGCTTCTGCTGACCGGCCAGAGCCTCAATGTCTACAGCCAGATCGGGCTCGTCCTGCTGGTGGGCATCATGGCCAAGAACGGCATCCTGATCGTGGAATTCGCCAATCAGCTGCGCGATCAGGGGCTGAGTGTGCGTGAAGCGGTGGAACGCGCATCCATCATCCGCCTGCGTCCGGTCGCCATGACCATGATCTGTACCGTGGTTGGCGGCATCCCGCTGATCCTTGCAACGGGAGCCGGTGCGGAAGCACGTGTTGCGCTGGGCTGGGTAATTGTGGGTGGCCTCGGGCTCTCCGCGGTCTCCACCCTTTATCTGACACCGGTAGCCTATCTTCTGCTCGGCCGCTTCATCACGCCGAAGGTCGAAGAGGAAGCACGCCTCAATCGCGAACTCGATCAGGCAACATCCCTATCGAACTAG
- a CDS encoding efflux RND transporter periplasmic adaptor subunit — MKWWKQAFLSLMLLIVAGAGWYLFFPGAKDIAARWGLEGGPAAAATSPDQQTSGRGQASGGEQPGRPGGRPGGRGRPGMDTAVVAEPVTTATINDRLSAIGTGRAQSSVEVRPFASGRITEMTIEAGARVDAGDVIARLDSDAETIALDRAKIALEDAQATLKRISALRSSNTVTAVQQTEAELAVRNAELALRDAELNLSRRIIAAPIAGVVGILPVSQGAYVTTSDTVAQIEDRSSILVDFWIPERYAQQVATGMALTAQSVARPAEAYEGEISAIDNQIDSESRTLRVQGKIANAQDRLRSGMAFKVTLRFDGDLYAAVPPLAIQWGNDGAYVWAVVDGVANQKPVKIVQRNTDSVLVDADFVEGTRVVTEGVHAVREGSEPRIAGDAPARDQRGS, encoded by the coding sequence ATGAAGTGGTGGAAGCAGGCTTTTTTGAGCCTCATGCTCCTGATCGTCGCTGGCGCCGGCTGGTATCTCTTTTTCCCCGGCGCAAAGGATATTGCTGCGCGTTGGGGCCTGGAAGGCGGGCCGGCTGCGGCAGCAACCTCTCCCGATCAGCAGACTTCCGGCCGCGGGCAGGCCTCCGGCGGCGAACAGCCGGGCCGCCCGGGTGGACGTCCCGGCGGGCGCGGCAGGCCTGGCATGGACACGGCCGTGGTAGCTGAACCGGTCACCACCGCGACCATAAATGACAGGCTGTCGGCCATTGGCACGGGTCGCGCGCAGAGTTCCGTGGAAGTGCGCCCCTTCGCATCCGGCCGCATTACCGAAATGACGATCGAAGCCGGAGCGCGCGTGGACGCGGGAGATGTGATCGCGCGCCTCGACAGTGACGCTGAAACGATCGCTCTGGACCGCGCGAAGATTGCGCTGGAAGACGCTCAGGCCACACTGAAACGCATCTCGGCCCTGCGCTCTTCCAATACCGTTACCGCCGTCCAGCAGACCGAAGCCGAGCTTGCCGTGCGCAATGCGGAGCTTGCATTGCGCGATGCGGAACTGAACCTCTCACGCCGCATCATCGCCGCGCCGATTGCGGGTGTCGTGGGCATCTTGCCTGTTAGCCAGGGCGCTTATGTCACGACATCCGACACGGTCGCCCAGATCGAGGACCGCTCCAGCATTCTGGTCGATTTCTGGATTCCGGAACGCTACGCACAGCAGGTTGCGACAGGCATGGCACTGACTGCGCAGTCGGTTGCCCGCCCAGCTGAAGCTTATGAAGGCGAAATCTCCGCCATCGACAACCAGATCGACAGCGAAAGCCGCACCCTGCGTGTACAGGGCAAGATCGCAAATGCGCAGGACCGCCTCCGCTCAGGCATGGCGTTCAAGGTCACTCTTCGCTTCGACGGCGATCTCTACGCTGCCGTGCCGCCGCTCGCCATCCAATGGGGCAATGATGGCGCATATGTCTGGGCGGTCGTGGATGGTGTGGCCAACCAGAAGCCAGTGAAGATCGTCCAGCGCAACACCGACAGCGTTTTGGTCGACGCGGATTTCGTTGAGGGCACCCGGGTTGTGACCGAAGGCGTCCATGCCGTGCGTGAGGGCTCAGAGCCGCGGATTGCCGGCGATGCACCTGCACGCGACCAACGCGGTTCGTGA
- a CDS encoding Hsp20 family protein has protein sequence MRHVDFSPLYRSTVGFDRLFTMLDSIGQPDTPSYPPYNIERTGEDAYRISMAVAGFSEDDISLEAHRNVLTIKGEKQEEDREENVELLYRGIASRSFERRFQLADFVEVAGATLKDGLLHIELKRNIPDEMKPRRIPIARANGNANKQIEAKTAA, from the coding sequence ATGCGTCATGTCGATTTTTCGCCCCTCTACCGTTCAACCGTCGGCTTTGACCGGCTCTTCACCATGCTTGATTCCATCGGTCAGCCCGATACGCCGAGCTATCCGCCCTACAATATCGAGCGCACTGGTGAAGACGCCTATCGCATCTCGATGGCCGTCGCCGGTTTCTCCGAGGACGACATCTCGCTCGAAGCACATCGCAACGTGCTGACCATCAAGGGCGAGAAGCAGGAGGAAGACCGCGAAGAGAATGTCGAGCTGCTTTACCGTGGCATCGCCTCGCGCAGCTTCGAGCGCCGCTTCCAGCTTGCAGACTTCGTCGAGGTAGCCGGGGCCACCTTGAAGGACGGCCTGCTTCACATCGAGCTCAAGCGCAATATTCCCGATGAGATGAAGCCGCGCCGCATTCCGATCGCGCGTGCCAACGGGAATGCCAACAAGCAGATCGAAGCCAAGACCGCTGCCTGA
- a CDS encoding acyl-CoA dehydrogenase family protein, with product MDEMNLGMSERLKPIHEKVAAMVRDEIMPLDEEFLAEVGHEGNRWTYTKRQTEILEGLKAKAKERGLWNFWLTDSERGYGLNTVEYAYLAEEMGKAHLGAEVFNCSAPDTGNMEVLERFGRPEHKERWLKPLLQGEIRSAYLMTEPDVASSDATNISMRCERDGDEYVLNGEKWWSSGAGDPRCSIYIVMVHTPDPDRSRHEQHSMILVPADTPGVTVLRPMLVYGEDDAPHGHMHIRFENVRVPADHLLVGEGKGFAIAQGRLGPGRIHHCMRAIGQAERALELMCKRALERKAFGKRLAELGANFDIIADCRMEIEMARLLCLKAAWMMDQGDPKAAAPWISQIKVAAPRMALKVADEAVQLFGAQGISQDTPLARAWTHLRTLRIVDGPDAVHRRQIARTELKKYTQEKI from the coding sequence ATGGACGAGATGAATCTCGGCATGAGCGAGCGGCTGAAGCCGATCCATGAAAAGGTCGCGGCCATGGTGCGCGACGAGATCATGCCGCTTGACGAGGAATTTCTTGCCGAGGTCGGACACGAGGGCAATCGCTGGACCTATACCAAACGTCAGACTGAGATACTGGAAGGACTGAAGGCCAAGGCAAAGGAGCGCGGCCTGTGGAATTTCTGGCTGACGGATTCCGAGCGCGGCTACGGGCTCAATACGGTTGAATATGCCTATCTGGCAGAGGAGATGGGCAAGGCGCATCTGGGGGCGGAAGTCTTCAACTGTTCGGCACCGGACACAGGAAACATGGAGGTTCTGGAGCGTTTCGGGCGGCCTGAGCACAAGGAGCGCTGGCTGAAGCCGTTGCTGCAAGGAGAGATCAGGTCGGCCTATCTGATGACCGAGCCGGATGTCGCATCATCGGATGCCACGAACATTTCCATGCGCTGCGAGCGCGATGGCGACGAATATGTGCTCAATGGCGAAAAGTGGTGGTCATCAGGTGCGGGTGATCCGCGCTGCTCGATCTATATCGTGATGGTGCATACGCCCGATCCCGACCGATCACGCCATGAGCAGCATTCGATGATCCTTGTGCCGGCAGACACGCCCGGCGTGACCGTTCTGCGTCCGATGCTCGTTTACGGCGAGGATGACGCACCGCACGGGCATATGCACATCCGCTTTGAGAATGTGCGCGTGCCGGCAGACCATCTGCTGGTGGGCGAGGGGAAGGGTTTTGCCATTGCACAGGGGCGGCTTGGGCCGGGGCGTATCCATCACTGCATGCGGGCCATCGGACAGGCGGAGCGCGCGCTGGAGCTGATGTGCAAACGCGCGTTGGAGCGTAAGGCATTCGGCAAGCGCCTGGCGGAACTGGGTGCCAATTTCGACATCATCGCGGATTGCCGCATGGAGATCGAGATGGCGCGGCTTTTGTGCCTCAAGGCGGCATGGATGATGGATCAGGGCGATCCCAAGGCGGCGGCACCCTGGATCAGCCAGATCAAGGTTGCCGCACCGCGCATGGCGCTTAAAGTGGCGGATGAGGCGGTGCAGCTGTTCGGAGCGCAGGGGATCAGTCAGGACACGCCGCTGGCACGCGCATGGACGCATCTTCGCACGCTTCGCATCGTCGATGGTCCGGATGCGGTGCATCGCCGCCAGATCGCGCGCACGGAGCTGAAGAAGTACACTCAGGAAAAGATCTGA
- a CDS encoding DoxX family protein yields the protein MHSLFEGAVSLHRRIFNAVENFADNWLPGLAARFAFLAVLYLYFLNSARTKVEEGFLGFFNVSDAAYFQIALPAVEAAGFDVSQVSFFPWTPIVWAGTYAEFLLPLLIVIGLFTRLAALGMIGFIIVQSIVDITVHQVGAETAGAWFDRFSDGLIWDQRTLWAFLLGYLVLKGAGAVSMDWALWRWWHSSPETPPHAATVT from the coding sequence ATGCACAGCCTCTTTGAAGGTGCCGTGTCCCTCCACCGCCGGATTTTCAACGCGGTAGAGAACTTCGCGGACAATTGGCTTCCAGGCCTCGCCGCCCGCTTCGCCTTTCTTGCCGTCCTCTATCTCTATTTCCTGAACTCTGCCCGCACCAAGGTCGAAGAAGGCTTTTTGGGTTTCTTCAACGTGTCGGATGCCGCCTATTTCCAGATCGCGCTTCCTGCGGTGGAGGCCGCTGGTTTCGATGTCTCCCAGGTATCTTTCTTCCCTTGGACACCCATTGTCTGGGCGGGAACCTATGCGGAATTCCTCCTGCCGCTCCTGATCGTGATCGGGCTGTTCACACGGCTGGCCGCACTCGGCATGATCGGCTTCATCATCGTTCAGTCGATCGTGGACATCACCGTACACCAGGTGGGCGCTGAAACAGCCGGTGCATGGTTCGACCGCTTCTCCGATGGTTTGATCTGGGATCAGCGCACGCTATGGGCCTTCCTCCTTGGCTATCTTGTACTCAAGGGCGCAGGAGCCGTGTCGATGGACTGGGCGCTTTGGCGTTGGTGGCACTCATCGCCTGAAACGCCTCCCCACGCGGCAACAGTGACCTGA